One genomic window of Quercus robur chromosome 6, dhQueRobu3.1, whole genome shotgun sequence includes the following:
- the LOC126690245 gene encoding uncharacterized protein LOC126690245, with protein MQLFRDVLDECGFLDLGFVGSRFTWSKHLVDDHSIWEKPDRGVANANWFLKFLGTIVHHLQCTSSDHLPLCINLSGLEIPPRKKIFRFEEMWLSDVRCVEMVEALWSSYSHEHRDDAIIKKVEQCGKALTWWNHNFFGNVRKELAKKKELLVVAEMEAQTHEQNARLRALKEEINTLLDKEARMWSQRSRTLWLKNGDNNIKFFHCRATKRFKKNLIRGIMDENNNWRVEPDEIATYLIKYYQELFTSSNPISHGVALECIPRAITDHMNAALVAPFQVEEVKIALKQMAPLKAPGPDGMPPLFY; from the coding sequence ATGCAACTTTTTAGGGATGTGTTGGATGAGTGCGGATTTCTTGATCTGGGTTTTGTGGGTAGTAGGTTCACATGGAGTAAGCATCTTGTAGACGACCACTCTATTTGGGAGAAACCTGATCGGGGTGTGGCCAATGCTAACTGGTTTCTTAAATTTCTAGGTACAATTGTACATCATCTTCAATGCACCTCATCAGATCACTTGCCTCTTTGTATCAATTTGTCAGGGTTGGAAATTCCACCAAGAAAGAAGATATTTAGGTTTGAGGAGATGTGGCTTTCGGATGTACGGTGTGTGGAGATGGTGGAGGCTTTATGGTCATCCTATTCCCATGAGCATAGAGACGATGCAATCATTAAGAAAGTGGAACAATGTGGTAAAGCCCTTACATGGTGGAACCATAATTTTTTCGGTAATGTGAGAAAGGAATTGGCAAAGAAGAAGGAGCTTTTGGTGGTTGCCGAAATGGAAGCACAAACACATGAGCAGAATGCACGGCTTAGGGCccttaaagaagaaattaacactctcTTGGATAAGGAAGCACGCATGTGGAGCCAAAGATCACGCACACTTTGGCTGAAAAATGGAGACAATAATATAAAGTTCTTTCATTGCCGAGCCACTAAAAGattcaagaaaaatctaatcCGTGGGATCATGGATGAGAACAACAATTGGAGAGTGGAACCGGATGAGATTGCAACCTACTTGATCAAGTACTACCAAGAACTCTTTACCTCCTCCAATCCAATCTCTCATGGGGTGGCCTTGGAATGTATTCCAAGGGCTATCACCGACCACATGAATGCAGCCCTAGTTGCACCCTTTCAAGTTGAGGAAGTGAAGATAGCACTCAAGCAAATGGCTCCTCTTAAAGCACCCGGACCCGATGGCATGCCACCATTGTTCTACTAG